The proteins below are encoded in one region of Chroicocephalus ridibundus chromosome 9, bChrRid1.1, whole genome shotgun sequence:
- the NDUFA1 gene encoding NADH dehydrogenase [ubiquinone] 1 alpha subcomplex subunit 1, with protein MWYEILPGMAIMGICLAIPGLSTVYMHRWCNGGKEKRIARYPYQWTLMERDRRLSGVNKYYVSKGLENID; from the exons ATGTGGTACGAGATCCTGCCCGGCATGGCCATCATGGGCATCTGCCTCGCTATCCCTGGTCTTTCCACCGTCTACATGCACCGCTGGTGCAACGGCGGCAAG GAGAAGCGGATCGCCCGCTATCCCTACCAGTGGACCCTGATGGAACGAGACCGGCGGCTGTCGGGTGTCAACAAGTACTACGTCTCCAAG ggtcTGGAGAACATAGACTAA
- the AKAP14 gene encoding A-kinase anchor protein 14 gives MDKGEENAASKEKAHILTENGRSGTEEYLPELEKKEKETKSVIKNIQWITGNNFTVEKGRRQIEEYISTWDVHRSWLHWSEFLQEEELKYSKRYHYRVCWSVQTRRKPIPQATASIYFVIEISKIKPATSPVEVFFTLESSRLIHRPEQCQFREKWLKDIIENKIILMERLTL, from the exons ATGGACAAGGGAGAGGAAAACGCTGCCAGTAAGGAAAAAGCTCACATTCTCACAGAAAACGGGAGAAGCGGTACAGAGGAATATCTTCcagagctggagaaaaaagagaaag AAACCAAGAGTGTCATCAAAAATATCCAGTGGATCACAGGCAACAACTTCACAGTAGAGAAAGGACGACGGCAGATTGAAGAATATATTTCT ACATGGGATGTTCACAGAAGCTGGCTTCACTGGTCAGAATTTCTCCAGGAAGAAGAACTGAAGTACAGCAAGAGGTACCATTACAGAGTTTGCTGGAGTGTCCAAACACGCAGAAAGCCCATCCCACAAGCAACAGCAAGCATCTACTTTGTTATAGAGATCTCCAAAATCAAACCTGCC ACCTCGCCTGTGGAGGTATTCTTCACTCTGGAGTCCAGCAGGCTGATTCACAG GCCAGAACAGTGTCAGTTTAGAGAAAAGTGGCTTAAGGACatcattgaaaataaaataatcctcaTGGAAAGACTTACTCTCTAA
- the NKAP gene encoding NF-kappa-B-activating protein produces the protein MAPASRSRSPPAASPERRGRRSRSRSRSRSRSRSRERNGLKRPSHRRSRSWSRSRSPGGPRSATHHGHHHHGKAWPEYYEKEKEEILRQRRLNERERIGELGAPEVWGLSPKVPDPDSDEHTPVEDEEAKSKSSSSDSSSEEEKKKKKKKRKKKKRKASKRKRRKHSEDSDSESESEQNSSDEDKKKSKKKKKKSRKKKYKKKKNKKSRKESSDSSSEDSDDETFQGEDLWIERSKNTEADSLIGPEAPKTHASQDDRPLNYGHALLPGEGAAMAEYVKAGKRIPRRGEIGLTSEEIASFESSGYVMSGSRHRRMEAVRLRKENQIYSADEKRALASFNQEERRKRENKILASFREMVYRKTKGKEEK, from the exons ATGGCGCCGGCGTCGCGTTCCCGCAGCCCGCCGGCTGCCAGCCCAGAGCGCCGCGGCCGGAGGTCCCGCTCCCGGTCTCGGTCCCGCTCCCGCTCGCGCTCCCGCGAACGCAACGGCCTGAAGCGCCCGAGCCACCGGCGGAGCCGCAGCTggtcccgctcccgctcccccggCGGGCCGCGCTCCGCCACGCACCacggccaccaccaccacggcaAGGCCTGGCCCGAGTACTacgagaaggagaaggaggagatcCTGCGGCAGAG GAGACtcaatgagagagagagaattggAGAACTGGGGGCACCTGAAGTCTGGGGACTGTCACCAAAGGTTCCGGACCCCGA tTCCGATGAGCATACACCAGTAGAAGATGAAGAGGCAAAATCTAAGAGTAGTTCTTCAGATTCCAGCTCAGAAG aggaaaaaaagaaaaagaagaagaaaagaaagaagaaaaaacggAAGGCATCCAAAAGAAAACGCAGAAAACATTCTGAGGACAGCGACAGCGAGTCGGAGTCTGAGCAGAACTCCAGTG atgaagataaaaagaaaagcaagaagaagaaaaaaaagagcagaaa GAAGAagtataagaaaaagaaaaataagaagagcAGGAAGGAATCCAGTGATTCCAGTAGTGAAGATTCTGATGACGAAACGTTTCAAGGGGAAGATCTCTGGATTGAGAGATCAA aaaatacagaagctGATAGCTTGATTGGACCAGAAGCTCCCAAAACCCACGCATCTCAGGATGATAGGCCTTTGAA CTACGGACACGCCCTCTTGCCCGGTGAAGGTGCAGCAATGGCAGAGTACGTAAAAGCAGGAAAACGTATACCTCGGAGAGGTGAAATCGGCTTGACCAGTGAAGAGATCGCATCGTTTGAGAGCTCTGGTTATGTCATGAGTGGCAGCAG ACATCGCCGAATGGAAGCTGTGCGTCTGCGTAAAGAGAACCAGATTTACAGCGCAGATGAAAAGAGAGCTCTGGCATCCTTCAAccaggaagagaggaggaaacgAGAGAATAAGATCCTTGCAAGCTTTCGAGAGATGGTCTACAGAAAGACTaagggcaaagaggaaaaataa